The following proteins are co-located in the Blastopirellula marina genome:
- a CDS encoding BatA domain-containing protein has protein sequence MSFFQTTFLIATAAVAIPVLLHLLNRWQARQIELGTMRFLEEVIREGAQRRKIRRWLLLLTRCALVALLAFLFARPFLLENRQQQGERLRLVLVDRSASMAMKGNAGRLIDDGVSAASQWTANRQAEATVEWAWFDSQVEPLEPGETRPSSPQVLSGDTDYAAALNWARDRLSLDRDALAEVLLVTDLQQSGLVSEGFPLDGNVLPATVPFHLIDVGRPAANNLAINAIRTPSDRIGTESDLEMVVTLFNYGALPFEEVPLTAAITNGERTARIRKSISVPAGQAAEIAFSFGKLDPGVWRGTFSLDIEDDLAADNRRFAAVEVADRVNVLILDSGTHKVGTGAESYYLATALEQDGKNLNVSSDESDQPHISEGRFRTQVHYLEDSGTPSFNPEKYPLIVVADAGQVSRDTINRLATYVRIGGQLLVFAGDDGGRPVWASWENEGLAPGKFQSVKRSGAMPYRITSVSTGTMLKPFEDPQRSDLSRLRFEKFLSVKADEKTQVLASFDSRHPAVTKQQLEQGEVAWFLSSADSSWGNWTTSPLYLPLVQQMAADLVHLTGEGTIRERQVGDDDPTVPANGTAQEGSERLLTSFTRPGFESRGEALYVINSTAKESDPARIDRETFAKHFGLVLANESDDQADAAVEGQSRKELWPWFAAACLVLMVFEFALANRTSA, from the coding sequence ATGAGCTTCTTCCAAACCACATTCCTGATTGCTACGGCTGCCGTCGCGATTCCCGTGCTGTTGCACTTGTTGAATCGTTGGCAAGCTCGGCAAATCGAACTAGGAACCATGCGATTCCTGGAGGAAGTCATTCGTGAAGGGGCTCAACGCCGCAAGATTCGACGTTGGTTGCTTTTATTAACGCGATGCGCACTTGTCGCGTTGCTGGCATTTCTGTTCGCTCGCCCATTCCTTTTGGAGAACCGCCAACAACAAGGGGAACGTTTGCGACTGGTGTTGGTCGATCGCTCGGCGAGCATGGCGATGAAAGGGAACGCCGGGAGGTTAATCGACGATGGAGTCAGCGCGGCAAGTCAATGGACCGCCAACCGCCAAGCTGAAGCAACCGTCGAGTGGGCATGGTTCGATTCCCAGGTAGAGCCACTGGAGCCAGGCGAGACACGTCCTTCTTCCCCTCAGGTTCTCAGCGGCGATACCGACTATGCGGCCGCATTGAACTGGGCACGTGACCGACTCAGTCTTGATCGGGATGCCTTAGCGGAAGTTTTACTAGTAACCGATCTCCAACAGAGCGGGCTTGTCAGTGAGGGCTTCCCGTTAGATGGGAACGTACTGCCTGCAACGGTACCGTTTCATCTGATCGACGTCGGGCGTCCCGCGGCAAACAACCTGGCAATTAATGCGATTCGAACTCCATCCGATCGGATCGGCACGGAGAGCGATCTTGAAATGGTGGTCACCTTATTCAACTACGGTGCCCTCCCCTTCGAGGAAGTTCCTTTGACGGCCGCGATTACTAACGGCGAACGAACCGCACGGATCAGGAAATCAATCAGCGTCCCAGCGGGACAAGCAGCTGAGATCGCATTTTCTTTCGGCAAGCTCGATCCCGGTGTTTGGCGTGGGACTTTTTCGTTGGATATCGAAGACGACCTGGCAGCTGACAACCGCCGATTTGCCGCCGTCGAGGTCGCCGATCGAGTTAACGTATTAATTCTCGATTCCGGGACGCACAAAGTCGGTACCGGTGCAGAAAGCTACTACTTGGCGACGGCGCTCGAGCAAGATGGAAAGAATCTAAACGTAAGTAGTGACGAATCCGACCAGCCCCACATCAGCGAAGGACGCTTTCGCACCCAGGTGCACTATTTGGAAGATAGCGGCACGCCAAGCTTCAATCCGGAGAAGTATCCGTTGATTGTGGTTGCCGATGCAGGGCAAGTTTCGCGCGACACGATCAATCGACTAGCAACCTATGTCCGCATCGGAGGTCAACTACTAGTCTTCGCCGGAGATGACGGGGGAAGACCGGTCTGGGCCTCGTGGGAAAATGAGGGCCTTGCTCCGGGTAAGTTCCAGAGCGTGAAACGCAGCGGCGCGATGCCGTATCGAATCACCTCGGTAAGTACGGGGACAATGCTCAAGCCGTTTGAAGACCCGCAGCGAAGCGACCTAAGCCGCTTACGCTTTGAAAAGTTCCTGTCGGTCAAAGCCGACGAAAAGACTCAAGTGCTTGCCTCATTTGATAGTCGTCATCCAGCCGTCACGAAACAGCAGCTTGAGCAAGGTGAGGTCGCCTGGTTTCTTTCGAGTGCCGATTCGAGCTGGGGAAATTGGACAACCAGTCCGCTTTACCTTCCGCTCGTTCAGCAAATGGCTGCGGACCTGGTCCATTTGACCGGAGAAGGAACCATCCGAGAACGACAAGTTGGGGACGACGATCCTACGGTTCCGGCTAACGGCACCGCTCAGGAAGGGAGTGAACGGCTGCTTACCTCGTTCACCCGGCCGGGCTTCGAGTCGCGCGGCGAAGCGTTGTACGTCATTAATTCAACTGCGAAAGAATCCGATCCGGCTCGTATCGATCGAGAAACATTTGCGAAGCACTTCGGTCTCGTATTGGCGAATGAAAGCGACGACCAAGCGGATGCCGCAGTGGAAGGACAAAGTCGAAAAGAATTGTGGCCGTGGTTTGCTGCGGCTTGTTTGGTGCTGATGGTCTTTGAGTTTGCCTTAGCGAATCGAACCTCCGCGTGA
- a CDS encoding DUF4175 family protein has product MNAPAVLMKLSQRFHTLRRRHMSVRLGIVLLVTVAVLLATWMVLGGCDYLWELSLQTRQIVGGVALAMVLLGFVWQTYRVLRETRKRTFATLLETSFEEFGQRIRTVLDTVEGRVDGPSVMLAALGHQTLGRWETSTPDRILPIRKLLLSLALCIMMAVAASFLYVAGDQWHTAMLRAAGKDVPYTTFQVIPGNDSILEGLPLEVALRLKGRIDRDVALRYRTLPFEAAGESSAESGDQPWTELELSPTEDDPALFSVHVGSASRPTEYQFVTSVGATDVFQIEVRPRIEAVRVTTTVQPPAYTQLESRTFAASDATVLEQSQVDVVIETNHPLQITKLLINSEETPSIDATSVSGDRRQWTFTLPSSKTLTWQFSGSGSDETPMKPVSGRLRVRADQPPTLVWREPTQELRVSTLAEVPMHLLVSDDYGIREAGILFQLGGEEEYEFAFWSSESEEAGSPPTTRQRLEEILPLETLGLTERDYISYYAYAIDNRQPNPMRIESDVRYIDIRPLRQFYSEIELDPAAQNGGGSLIVQLDEIIRRQRFMINRTRRLTKATGQELASELRTIDRLVENQSELAGLTRFLVEFLVSRGNDDVEALNQAEATMLQASDSLAAANFDLALVQQEDALRSLAEARRTVELLIMKNRSRSQQAAMQQFARQLRQKLRRDRPTTEREIADTLEKIAQQQAQLATRAKQLNQPTQQAGGGTADATEATKSTSTDAEPTREEQLESLYADQIDLLERVKAIEQELSERLNSSKLFSDRMKEAQSGMNSLATQARDAELDSYPGEAEQASQQLAEIGVQLKALSADEAVNRIASIRDLTTSLANLENGLSDQLQPTPQQRNSEDGESQNGSQPSDEVSSRARQLQRRVETIEDVLNAPAELGDAETGEVNDQLQRFAEENEFSQLLTDSQKASGDLLDEEVTADEREPRSKEAYDRAVQYAEVAIQLDQLFRQMVEPRLARLRQLEQNASSLAQQMGKGKGGGQQNEDAQQESELTPEAKAGVAQLQRQLQDEGLQELAEMLQQQGSSGEGDAPGGGMMASQFDPARAQHARGRVLLVIQEIQARIQEMILQDIVPDRDISVPPEYQQAVDNYLRVLAGEASAVESEGGQP; this is encoded by the coding sequence ATGAACGCACCTGCCGTGTTGATGAAGTTATCGCAGCGTTTTCATACGCTCCGTCGACGCCATATGTCGGTGCGATTAGGCATCGTCTTGTTGGTGACGGTCGCTGTGTTATTGGCGACTTGGATGGTGCTTGGGGGGTGCGACTACCTGTGGGAGCTGTCGCTACAAACGCGGCAGATTGTGGGTGGAGTAGCGCTTGCGATGGTCTTGCTGGGCTTCGTCTGGCAAACCTATCGCGTCCTACGTGAGACGAGAAAGCGAACATTCGCCACGCTTCTGGAAACATCTTTTGAAGAATTTGGTCAACGAATCCGTACTGTGCTCGATACGGTTGAAGGACGCGTAGACGGACCGTCGGTAATGCTTGCCGCCCTTGGCCATCAGACGCTTGGCCGCTGGGAGACTTCGACGCCAGATCGAATTCTTCCCATTCGTAAACTGCTCTTGAGCCTGGCCCTTTGCATTATGATGGCAGTCGCTGCATCGTTTTTGTATGTGGCCGGTGACCAGTGGCATACGGCCATGCTGCGCGCTGCTGGCAAGGATGTCCCTTACACCACGTTCCAGGTAATACCTGGCAACGACAGCATCTTAGAAGGTTTACCGCTTGAGGTCGCGCTTCGATTGAAAGGTCGTATCGATCGTGACGTCGCTTTGCGTTATCGCACGCTCCCCTTCGAGGCCGCAGGCGAATCGTCCGCGGAGAGTGGTGATCAACCCTGGACGGAATTGGAGTTATCACCCACCGAAGACGACCCGGCTCTGTTCAGCGTGCATGTCGGTTCCGCATCCCGCCCGACAGAATATCAGTTCGTCACCAGCGTCGGCGCGACCGATGTGTTTCAGATCGAAGTTCGCCCCCGAATTGAAGCCGTTCGGGTGACAACCACCGTTCAGCCTCCCGCTTATACGCAGCTAGAGTCTCGGACATTCGCCGCCAGCGACGCCACCGTACTGGAACAATCGCAAGTTGACGTCGTCATCGAAACCAATCATCCGCTACAGATTACTAAGCTGTTGATTAATAGCGAAGAGACTCCATCTATCGATGCCACTAGCGTGTCAGGCGATCGACGTCAATGGACATTCACTTTGCCCAGTAGCAAAACGCTGACCTGGCAGTTCTCGGGCAGCGGAAGTGACGAGACGCCAATGAAGCCAGTCTCAGGGCGACTTCGCGTACGAGCCGATCAGCCCCCGACGCTCGTCTGGCGTGAGCCAACTCAAGAACTCCGCGTGTCGACCTTAGCGGAGGTTCCCATGCATTTACTGGTGTCCGATGACTATGGAATCAGAGAGGCAGGTATCCTGTTCCAGCTTGGTGGAGAAGAAGAATACGAGTTCGCTTTTTGGTCGTCCGAATCGGAAGAGGCGGGTTCACCTCCGACCACTCGTCAACGCCTGGAAGAGATCTTACCCCTCGAAACACTTGGGCTGACCGAACGAGACTACATCAGTTACTATGCTTACGCGATCGACAACCGACAACCGAATCCGATGCGGATTGAGAGCGATGTTCGCTATATCGATATTCGTCCTCTGCGACAGTTCTACTCGGAGATCGAACTAGACCCCGCCGCGCAGAATGGCGGTGGTAGCCTAATCGTTCAGCTGGATGAAATCATCCGGCGCCAGCGGTTCATGATTAATCGAACCCGGCGGCTGACGAAAGCAACGGGGCAAGAGCTGGCCAGCGAACTGCGGACAATTGACCGTTTGGTAGAGAATCAAAGCGAACTAGCTGGCTTAACTCGCTTTCTCGTCGAATTTCTTGTTTCGCGTGGTAACGACGACGTCGAGGCTCTTAATCAAGCGGAAGCGACTATGCTGCAAGCCTCCGACTCCCTAGCTGCCGCCAATTTCGATTTGGCCTTGGTTCAGCAGGAGGACGCGCTGCGATCGCTCGCCGAAGCACGACGTACAGTCGAGCTGCTTATCATGAAGAATCGCTCCCGTAGCCAACAGGCCGCCATGCAACAGTTCGCACGACAACTAAGACAGAAGCTGCGTCGGGATCGCCCAACAACGGAACGAGAAATCGCCGATACGTTGGAAAAGATAGCTCAACAACAAGCACAATTGGCAACCCGTGCCAAGCAGTTGAATCAACCCACTCAACAAGCAGGCGGTGGCACCGCCGACGCGACGGAAGCAACCAAGAGTACCTCAACCGACGCCGAACCGACACGCGAAGAGCAGCTGGAGTCACTCTACGCCGACCAAATCGACCTATTAGAACGCGTCAAGGCCATCGAACAGGAGCTCTCTGAGCGGTTGAACAGCTCGAAGTTGTTTTCCGATCGCATGAAGGAAGCCCAATCCGGTATGAATAGTCTGGCAACGCAAGCACGTGATGCTGAGTTAGATTCCTACCCAGGCGAAGCCGAACAGGCGAGCCAGCAATTGGCTGAGATAGGCGTGCAACTGAAGGCCCTGTCGGCAGACGAGGCGGTGAACCGAATTGCCTCGATACGCGATTTAACGACCTCTTTGGCCAATCTCGAGAACGGCCTCTCCGATCAGCTTCAACCCACGCCGCAACAACGTAATTCGGAGGATGGTGAGTCACAGAACGGCAGTCAGCCGAGTGATGAGGTATCGAGTCGTGCCCGCCAACTGCAACGTCGCGTAGAAACGATCGAGGATGTCCTCAATGCGCCCGCCGAACTTGGAGATGCCGAAACAGGCGAAGTGAACGATCAGCTCCAACGTTTTGCTGAGGAGAACGAATTTTCGCAATTGTTGACCGACAGCCAAAAGGCAAGTGGTGACCTACTCGACGAGGAAGTTACTGCTGATGAAAGAGAGCCACGCTCTAAGGAGGCCTACGACCGGGCGGTTCAATACGCCGAAGTGGCAATTCAACTCGATCAGTTGTTCCGTCAGATGGTCGAACCGCGTTTGGCTCGGCTACGCCAGCTGGAACAAAACGCATCTTCCTTGGCCCAGCAAATGGGGAAGGGAAAAGGTGGTGGTCAACAAAATGAAGACGCACAACAGGAGAGTGAGTTGACACCAGAAGCCAAAGCGGGCGTCGCTCAACTGCAGCGTCAGTTACAAGACGAGGGCCTGCAGGAACTGGCTGAGATGTTACAGCAACAAGGCAGCTCCGGCGAAGGGGATGCACCTGGGGGCGGGATGATGGCCAGTCAATTTGACCCTGCCAGAGCGCAACATGCCCGGGGACGGGTTTTGCTGGTGATACAAGAGATTCAAGCACGCATTCAGGAAATGATCCTGCAAGACATCGTTCCCGATCGCGACATCTCCGTTCCGCCAGAGTATCAGCAAGCCGTCGATAACTATTTGCGTGTCTTGGCAGGGGAAGCGAGCGCTGTGGAAAGCGAAGGAGGGCAACCATGA
- a CDS encoding vWA domain-containing protein has translation MICDRFLLVGETYLSWMPAVSGYGILAIVLVCVAMWLVLRLVSGPSQVRDQVGLFILRGCALAIIFLILMGPTVVDEEPGEVSRPNMIYLLDGSQSMQLGNEQTRWEESLRFLDEAESAAGQSNRSNLQAFRFGHRLQPLVDNSVRTADSSLSLIDRASLPEGNGGGNRIAPPSASDSRLGDALRQLLPQVQARSAAGIVLCSDGRVRGSEAVERLAEICGEAKVPIHVVPIGHSSGAGDIAIVSLVVPPRVNKFTENQVQVFLRSYGFTGERTMVRVLSRDTLNGTAAKTLATVPITLSGGAQAATITFRMNDRPEDLEVVIDPIDGELTDRNNKVKTRVEIDRTKVRVLYVEGEQSASLNNLFGGFFQSNSTTSSALNVRAALQEDVDIECVAFSSSGGSTPRTVAVGSNPQDVVFPRTRAELFAYDCVIFSNVGPNMLTEEQNQWMAQWIEGRGGGLIVTGGGALNPQLWNESPLLPLLPVLLEEARPIGLRAAAVTATRPNHPVWRLRLEKALNDQLLGLLPTLSIQGMGYRVKSTADVLAEESESGAAVLMAHRAGRGRVIVSTASLGGGSLIDLADRWGPQPERVASKLWRNLVYWATEGSSTGRRRLVASADKQFYRPGETISIFATAFDEAARPSTKYRLWAMLEPDSLDDLSLYSPVLWPDNVVRESGEVGSHVAWGEELPLTRGKTADGYGLDLLLSEMTDAVDSGLRIELTAYEGAETESAFGHGTQVDSTSLAIQILSDPFEQQNPLPNHDLLKRLAAVSGGQVLTDPSQLAELLRTRQLIEGLPRRDVTPAWSHWWLWLSLIGLLSTEWFWRRVTGLA, from the coding sequence ATGATATGTGATCGCTTCCTACTTGTCGGCGAAACATACCTGTCTTGGATGCCGGCTGTGTCGGGCTATGGCATATTGGCGATTGTACTCGTTTGTGTAGCGATGTGGCTTGTGCTTCGACTCGTTTCAGGTCCTTCCCAGGTTCGTGATCAGGTTGGCCTTTTTATTCTGCGAGGTTGCGCCCTGGCGATCATATTCTTGATTCTAATGGGGCCGACGGTCGTCGATGAAGAGCCCGGCGAGGTGAGTCGGCCGAACATGATCTATCTTCTCGATGGATCACAAAGCATGCAGCTTGGCAACGAGCAAACTCGCTGGGAAGAGAGTTTGCGATTTCTCGACGAAGCGGAATCGGCCGCCGGCCAGTCGAATCGGAGTAATCTCCAAGCGTTCCGCTTCGGGCATCGTCTCCAGCCGCTGGTCGATAATTCAGTAAGAACGGCGGACAGCTCACTTTCGTTGATCGATCGTGCTTCGTTGCCCGAAGGAAACGGTGGTGGCAATCGAATCGCTCCTCCTTCCGCGAGCGATTCCCGATTGGGAGATGCCCTGCGGCAATTACTCCCTCAAGTTCAAGCTCGCTCGGCCGCAGGGATCGTCCTTTGTTCCGATGGTCGCGTTCGTGGATCGGAAGCGGTCGAAAGGCTGGCAGAAATCTGTGGCGAAGCCAAGGTGCCGATTCATGTGGTACCGATCGGTCATTCTTCTGGGGCTGGCGATATTGCGATTGTCTCGTTGGTGGTTCCGCCGCGCGTCAACAAGTTCACCGAAAATCAGGTTCAGGTATTCCTCCGGAGCTACGGCTTTACGGGCGAACGAACGATGGTGCGTGTGCTGAGTCGTGATACTCTTAACGGTACGGCAGCAAAAACACTGGCGACTGTACCGATCACTCTCAGCGGAGGAGCCCAAGCCGCGACGATTACCTTCCGCATGAACGACCGCCCCGAAGATCTGGAGGTGGTCATCGACCCGATTGATGGAGAATTGACCGATCGCAACAATAAAGTAAAGACGCGCGTCGAGATTGATCGTACAAAGGTCCGCGTGCTTTACGTCGAAGGGGAACAATCGGCTAGTTTGAATAATCTGTTCGGCGGATTCTTTCAATCCAATTCGACAACCTCCAGTGCGTTGAATGTTCGCGCTGCTCTGCAAGAAGATGTTGACATCGAGTGCGTCGCGTTCAGTTCCAGCGGTGGCAGCACCCCACGAACGGTTGCTGTGGGCAGCAATCCGCAAGACGTTGTGTTCCCCCGCACAAGGGCGGAGCTGTTCGCCTACGACTGCGTGATCTTCAGCAATGTTGGCCCGAACATGCTGACCGAAGAGCAGAATCAATGGATGGCGCAGTGGATCGAAGGACGAGGCGGCGGTTTGATCGTCACCGGTGGGGGGGCCCTCAACCCACAGCTTTGGAACGAGTCTCCCTTACTTCCACTGTTACCTGTGCTGCTGGAAGAAGCTCGTCCGATCGGCCTTCGGGCAGCCGCGGTCACCGCGACGCGGCCCAATCATCCTGTGTGGCGATTGCGGCTTGAGAAGGCCCTCAACGATCAACTGTTAGGTCTGCTGCCAACCTTGTCCATTCAAGGAATGGGCTACCGCGTCAAGTCGACCGCGGATGTGCTCGCGGAAGAATCCGAATCGGGAGCGGCCGTGTTAATGGCACACCGAGCGGGCCGCGGACGAGTGATCGTTTCCACGGCCAGCTTAGGTGGAGGTTCGCTGATCGACCTAGCCGACCGCTGGGGTCCTCAGCCAGAGCGAGTTGCTTCGAAGTTATGGCGCAACCTGGTGTATTGGGCGACGGAGGGTTCTTCGACTGGTCGTCGTCGTTTGGTTGCCAGCGCCGACAAGCAGTTTTATCGTCCTGGCGAGACCATATCGATCTTCGCAACCGCGTTTGATGAAGCCGCGCGTCCGTCCACCAAATATCGGTTGTGGGCTATGCTCGAACCTGATTCGCTCGATGATCTTTCCCTTTATTCCCCTGTACTTTGGCCTGACAACGTCGTTCGCGAAAGCGGCGAAGTCGGTTCGCATGTTGCTTGGGGGGAAGAGTTGCCGCTAACTCGTGGGAAGACCGCCGATGGGTATGGACTTGATCTGCTGCTTAGCGAGATGACAGACGCAGTCGATAGCGGATTGCGGATCGAGTTAACCGCGTATGAAGGAGCCGAGACGGAATCCGCTTTTGGACACGGAACGCAAGTCGATAGCACCTCGTTGGCCATTCAGATCCTCAGTGATCCCTTCGAGCAACAAAACCCACTTCCCAATCACGATTTACTCAAACGGTTGGCTGCCGTATCCGGGGGGCAAGTGTTGACCGATCCCAGCCAACTGGCCGAACTGCTGCGAACACGCCAGCTAATCGAAGGGCTCCCACGGAGGGATGTCACTCCCGCATGGAGCCACTGGTGGTTATGGTTAAGCTTAATAGGCCTCCTGTCGACCGAATGGTTTTGGCGGCGCGTAACAGGACTGGCCTAA
- a CDS encoding BlaI/MecI/CopY family transcriptional regulator, which produces MLKPSKDVTAAELAILEQLWEHQSATLKELSGWLYGSTSASDIATVQKLVARLEAKECIKRNRDEWPHLFQAAIKREDLISKRLQATADELCDGTLNSLLTHLVKSAKFNAKQRKSLRKLLDDLDSK; this is translated from the coding sequence ATGCTTAAGCCTTCGAAGGATGTCACCGCCGCGGAGTTGGCGATTTTAGAACAACTGTGGGAGCACCAGTCGGCCACCTTGAAAGAGTTGTCAGGTTGGTTGTATGGATCGACCAGTGCGTCTGACATTGCCACCGTGCAAAAGCTGGTCGCGCGGCTGGAAGCCAAAGAATGCATCAAACGCAACCGAGACGAGTGGCCTCACTTGTTTCAAGCGGCAATCAAGCGTGAAGACTTGATCAGCAAACGTTTGCAGGCCACTGCCGACGAGCTGTGTGATGGAACGTTGAACAGTTTGCTAACGCACTTGGTGAAGTCGGCCAAGTTTAACGCGAAACAGCGGAAGAGTCTTCGTAAACTTCTGGACGATCTGGATAGCAAATGA
- a CDS encoding M56 family metallopeptidase yields the protein MSFWGQLIASNLVMACLIGSLAWLVGRNGRQATLAHTLWLLLFVKLITPPLVTVPLPFPETWWPTELAVVEFDNKAVTAGETATVAHSGEETSSARSNRSAHTDLPAATPATSWNWTMPIHWSYVLVGVWLMGFLWIAVRGCVKLIRFYRLLRRHGTVDEAATGFVRGLLVRARGSTSPPRCPQVLRVPMRVSPMLFGWGTRAYIVCPDSLWDAFDEEERNAFLAHETAHYHRRDHWVRWLEWSVTALYWWFPLVYFARRQLERHEEACCDAWAVRMLEASPRQYAEALLQVVDFISEYEVGMVRLASGMQPTYTLEERLHLIMKGGRPIEQARRFRTWFGMACLMLCVLHPIVKLYRPLPLPTNVVATRDSDSNLNQLKSDSTRPANNHTAEPLDLPPEPEGFWNSRPKTRWADVSLSLPGARLVADADEGVRFMTADGKTLQFKTEELTSVAEIAATKRVVIGNQEGQLRLWDLAAAMPVSLIGLHPAPVTSVAYHEKAGLFSADEAGSVMRWDVQSGQVLATWAETSSSVQSVRLSNDGQSLAILCGAWEDLGQPQQLFVVDSQTLRPKFNVSPPIGTAVVVPSTTGGWYSVRWTGHITDLTTGVLLGQIPKHHVSSLVLCQDSPLQKSP from the coding sequence ATGAGCTTTTGGGGCCAACTAATCGCAAGCAACTTGGTCATGGCCTGCCTGATCGGCAGCCTGGCTTGGCTGGTTGGCCGTAATGGTCGCCAGGCAACGCTTGCGCATACGTTGTGGTTGTTGCTGTTCGTTAAACTGATTACGCCGCCGTTAGTAACGGTGCCACTCCCCTTCCCTGAGACTTGGTGGCCGACCGAACTCGCCGTCGTTGAGTTCGACAACAAAGCAGTCACCGCGGGCGAAACGGCTACGGTCGCTCACAGTGGTGAAGAAACCAGTTCTGCTCGTTCCAATCGCAGCGCTCACACAGATCTACCGGCCGCAACTCCAGCAACTAGTTGGAATTGGACTATGCCAATCCATTGGTCGTATGTGTTGGTTGGCGTTTGGTTGATGGGTTTTCTTTGGATTGCGGTTCGAGGTTGTGTCAAGCTAATCCGCTTTTATCGGCTGCTGAGACGCCACGGTACCGTCGATGAAGCAGCGACCGGATTCGTAAGGGGTTTGCTCGTTAGGGCACGTGGTAGCACTTCGCCGCCACGATGTCCGCAAGTGTTGCGAGTTCCCATGCGAGTGTCGCCGATGCTGTTCGGGTGGGGAACCCGAGCTTACATCGTTTGCCCTGATTCTTTGTGGGATGCATTCGATGAAGAGGAGCGAAACGCGTTCCTTGCCCACGAAACGGCTCACTACCACCGCCGCGATCATTGGGTGCGGTGGCTCGAATGGTCGGTCACGGCGTTGTACTGGTGGTTTCCGTTGGTCTATTTCGCTCGCCGTCAATTAGAACGCCATGAAGAAGCCTGTTGCGATGCCTGGGCAGTCCGGATGCTGGAAGCGTCACCAAGGCAATATGCCGAAGCCTTGTTACAGGTGGTCGACTTCATCAGTGAGTACGAAGTGGGGATGGTGCGACTGGCTAGCGGGATGCAGCCAACTTATACGCTGGAAGAACGCTTGCACCTGATCATGAAAGGTGGCCGACCAATCGAACAAGCACGCCGCTTTCGTACTTGGTTCGGCATGGCTTGTCTGATGCTTTGTGTGTTGCACCCGATCGTTAAGCTCTACCGTCCGCTGCCTTTGCCGACGAACGTGGTTGCGACACGCGATTCCGATTCCAACCTCAACCAGTTGAAATCAGATTCAACAAGACCGGCGAATAACCATACTGCCGAGCCTCTCGATTTGCCACCAGAACCGGAAGGATTTTGGAATAGTCGTCCGAAAACACGCTGGGCGGACGTGTCGCTCTCGCTGCCAGGAGCGCGATTGGTGGCAGACGCAGATGAAGGGGTACGCTTCATGACAGCGGACGGAAAGACGCTGCAATTCAAGACGGAGGAGCTAACTTCGGTCGCCGAGATCGCCGCAACCAAGCGTGTTGTGATCGGCAATCAGGAGGGACAGTTGCGACTTTGGGACCTGGCCGCCGCCATGCCGGTTTCGTTGATTGGTTTGCACCCTGCCCCCGTGACGAGCGTAGCCTATCACGAGAAAGCAGGCCTTTTCTCTGCCGATGAAGCTGGCTCGGTGATGCGGTGGGATGTTCAGTCCGGCCAGGTCCTCGCCACGTGGGCTGAAACTTCTTCTTCGGTTCAATCGGTTCGCTTGTCTAACGATGGCCAGTCGCTGGCAATCCTATGCGGGGCATGGGAAGACCTCGGCCAACCGCAACAATTGTTCGTTGTTGACAGTCAAACTCTTCGCCCCAAGTTCAATGTGTCGCCGCCGATCGGTACGGCCGTGGTTGTTCCCTCCACGACAGGAGGTTGGTACTCCGTGCGATGGACGGGCCATATCACTGACTTAACGACAGGAGTCCTTCTCGGGCAAATACCGAAACACCATGTCTCATCGCTCGTATTGTGCCAAGACTCACCTTTACAAAAGTCGCCATGA